One genomic segment of Ricinus communis isolate WT05 ecotype wild-type chromosome 5, ASM1957865v1, whole genome shotgun sequence includes these proteins:
- the LOC8271772 gene encoding transcription termination factor MTERF5, chloroplastic isoform X1, giving the protein MMKAYTAIRSTQLTCLSRGVLQVSRPWLSFPRKLFFCQAAIDGSVGLRVVPPTLLAAEKEEAKAVLTLFLKKQGLSNAVAVRTTKSSDLFIDHLVARLHSVHKSRYLVGRELTTLEIRDALIPYLESLLEEHGSVLVDLVENFSNPPDKGKPVALVTPPKVTVNSKKLKAVSRVSETGPAGQLPPHILYLMDLGMDLEQIKGITSRFPAFAYYSLEGKIKPVVEFLLDLGIRKTDLPTIFVRRPQLCGISLSENLKPTMTFLENLGVDKRQWAKVIYRFPALLTYSRQKVELTVDFLNEMGLSAESIGKILTRCPNIISYSVNDKLRPTAEYFRSLGVDVAVLLYRCPQTFGLSLEANLKPVTEFFLERGYSIEEIGTMIQRYGALYTFSLAENLIPKWDFFLTMDYSKEELVKFPQYFGYSLEERIKPRYALVKEAGVKLLLNQVLSLSYCNFDKVLKKKIQKMLSEKALND; this is encoded by the exons ATGATGAAAGCATACACTGCAATTCGCTCCACCCAGCTCACTTGTCTCTCTAGAGGAGTTTTGCAAGTTTCAAG GCCTTGGCTATCTTTTCCTAGGAAACTCTTCTTTTGCCAAGCAGCCATTG ATGGATCAGTCGGCTTGAGAGTGGTGCCTCCAACCCTATTGGCagcagaaaaagaagaagccaAGGCTGTCTTAACCTTGTTCTTGAAGAAACAAGGTTTGAGCAATGCAGTTGCTGTGAGAACTACCAAGTCGTCAGACCTGTTCATTGACCACCTCGTCGCTAGGCTTCATTCTGTTCATAAATCTCGGTATCTAGTAG GACGAGAGCTCACAACTCTAGAGATCAGGGATGCTCTCATTCCGTACCTTGAATCTCTACTTGAAGAGCATGGAAGTGTTCTGGTAGATTTAGTGGAGAACTTTTCAAACCCACCTGATAAAGGAAAGCCAGTTGCACTTGTTACTCCACCCAAAGTAACTGTCAACTCTAAGAAACTGAAAGCTGTGTCCAGAGTAAGTGAGACAGGCCCTGCTGGGCAGCTTCCTCCTCATATTCTCTATCTCATGGACCTTGGCATGGATCTTGAGCAGATCAAAGGCATTACAAGCAGATTCCCTGCTTTTGCTTACTACAGCTTGGAGGGCAAAATTAAGCCAGTTGTTGAGTTCCTTCTTGATCTTGGGATACGCAAGACAGATCTTCCAACTATCTTTGTTAGAAGGCCCCAACTTTGTGGAATTAGTCTCTctgaaaatctcaaacccACTATGACATTCTTGGAAAATTTGGGTGTGGACAAGAGACAATGGGCTAAAGTTATATACCGTTTTCCAGCACTTCTTACTTACAGCAGGCAAAAGGTTGAGCTGACTGTAGATTTCCTTAATGAGATGGGCCTCTCAGCAGAAAGCATCGGTAAGATTCTAACTCGATGTCCTAACATTATAAGTTACAGTGTGAATGACAAACTAAGGCCGACAGCTGAATACTTCCGTTCGTTGGGGGTTGATGTTGCTGTTCTTCTGTACCGATGTCCACAGACTTTTGGTCTCAGCCTCGAGGCCAACTTGAAGCCTGTCACAGAATTTTTCTTGGAAAGGGGATACAGTATAGAGGAAATTGGAACTATGATTCAAAGATATGGAGCTTTATATACTTTTAGCTTGGCAGAGAATTTGATACCAAAATGGGACTTTTTTTTGACCATGGATTATTCAAAAGAAGAGCTGGTGAAATTTCCTCAGTATTTTGGCTACAGTTTGGAAGAGAGGATAAAACCAAGGTATGCACTAGTGAAGGAGGCTGGGGTCAAACTGCTGCTGAACCAGGTTCTATCATTATCATATTGCAACTTTGATAAGgtcttgaaaaagaaaattcagaaAATGCTTTCTGAGAAGGCCTTAAATGATTGA
- the LOC8271772 gene encoding transcription termination factor MTERF5, chloroplastic isoform X2, producing MMKAYTAIRSTQLTCLSRGVLQVSRPWLSFPRKLFFCQAAIVGLRVVPPTLLAAEKEEAKAVLTLFLKKQGLSNAVAVRTTKSSDLFIDHLVARLHSVHKSRYLVGRELTTLEIRDALIPYLESLLEEHGSVLVDLVENFSNPPDKGKPVALVTPPKVTVNSKKLKAVSRVSETGPAGQLPPHILYLMDLGMDLEQIKGITSRFPAFAYYSLEGKIKPVVEFLLDLGIRKTDLPTIFVRRPQLCGISLSENLKPTMTFLENLGVDKRQWAKVIYRFPALLTYSRQKVELTVDFLNEMGLSAESIGKILTRCPNIISYSVNDKLRPTAEYFRSLGVDVAVLLYRCPQTFGLSLEANLKPVTEFFLERGYSIEEIGTMIQRYGALYTFSLAENLIPKWDFFLTMDYSKEELVKFPQYFGYSLEERIKPRYALVKEAGVKLLLNQVLSLSYCNFDKVLKKKIQKMLSEKALND from the exons ATGATGAAAGCATACACTGCAATTCGCTCCACCCAGCTCACTTGTCTCTCTAGAGGAGTTTTGCAAGTTTCAAG GCCTTGGCTATCTTTTCCTAGGAAACTCTTCTTTTGCCAAGCAGCCATTG TCGGCTTGAGAGTGGTGCCTCCAACCCTATTGGCagcagaaaaagaagaagccaAGGCTGTCTTAACCTTGTTCTTGAAGAAACAAGGTTTGAGCAATGCAGTTGCTGTGAGAACTACCAAGTCGTCAGACCTGTTCATTGACCACCTCGTCGCTAGGCTTCATTCTGTTCATAAATCTCGGTATCTAGTAG GACGAGAGCTCACAACTCTAGAGATCAGGGATGCTCTCATTCCGTACCTTGAATCTCTACTTGAAGAGCATGGAAGTGTTCTGGTAGATTTAGTGGAGAACTTTTCAAACCCACCTGATAAAGGAAAGCCAGTTGCACTTGTTACTCCACCCAAAGTAACTGTCAACTCTAAGAAACTGAAAGCTGTGTCCAGAGTAAGTGAGACAGGCCCTGCTGGGCAGCTTCCTCCTCATATTCTCTATCTCATGGACCTTGGCATGGATCTTGAGCAGATCAAAGGCATTACAAGCAGATTCCCTGCTTTTGCTTACTACAGCTTGGAGGGCAAAATTAAGCCAGTTGTTGAGTTCCTTCTTGATCTTGGGATACGCAAGACAGATCTTCCAACTATCTTTGTTAGAAGGCCCCAACTTTGTGGAATTAGTCTCTctgaaaatctcaaacccACTATGACATTCTTGGAAAATTTGGGTGTGGACAAGAGACAATGGGCTAAAGTTATATACCGTTTTCCAGCACTTCTTACTTACAGCAGGCAAAAGGTTGAGCTGACTGTAGATTTCCTTAATGAGATGGGCCTCTCAGCAGAAAGCATCGGTAAGATTCTAACTCGATGTCCTAACATTATAAGTTACAGTGTGAATGACAAACTAAGGCCGACAGCTGAATACTTCCGTTCGTTGGGGGTTGATGTTGCTGTTCTTCTGTACCGATGTCCACAGACTTTTGGTCTCAGCCTCGAGGCCAACTTGAAGCCTGTCACAGAATTTTTCTTGGAAAGGGGATACAGTATAGAGGAAATTGGAACTATGATTCAAAGATATGGAGCTTTATATACTTTTAGCTTGGCAGAGAATTTGATACCAAAATGGGACTTTTTTTTGACCATGGATTATTCAAAAGAAGAGCTGGTGAAATTTCCTCAGTATTTTGGCTACAGTTTGGAAGAGAGGATAAAACCAAGGTATGCACTAGTGAAGGAGGCTGGGGTCAAACTGCTGCTGAACCAGGTTCTATCATTATCATATTGCAACTTTGATAAGgtcttgaaaaagaaaattcagaaAATGCTTTCTGAGAAGGCCTTAAATGATTGA